A window of Aeromicrobium sp. Root236 contains these coding sequences:
- a CDS encoding AAA family ATPase, which translates to MTGILVLAANPDVTALVEALPGHDVVSLDRESVTNFVQVDGMGSLVALDRDRVAEVVIIGDELPIGEALSIAQVIDGSSPLVEVMLVAEADTGLALRAMRAGIREIIEPRINEDDLKVVVHRAAASAVTRMGNPQGGSSPDAALGTGRVIVVASPKGGVGKSTIATNLAVGLARIQPMQTVLVDLDIQFGDVAVLLDLKPAHSIEDAFGTSAALDTLILKTFLTVHPAGFYVLAGAESPVAGDHVTASHIKRLLAQLASQFRHVIVDTSAGLSELTLAALEDANDVVLVSSMDVSSIRAMRKEIDVLAELDLLPTSRHFILNFADRRSGLIERDVEAVVGMPINVVLPRVKDAQVAGNRGEPLMMAKKPGPVAAGVMSLAARLAAGPGPLQGNVNSGKAPKAPKAPKAPKAPKAPKEPKRSRAEKRSRGQRVRDE; encoded by the coding sequence ATGACCGGCATTCTGGTGCTTGCGGCGAATCCGGACGTGACCGCGCTGGTGGAGGCCCTCCCGGGTCACGACGTCGTCTCGCTCGACCGTGAGTCCGTCACCAACTTCGTGCAGGTCGATGGCATGGGCAGCCTGGTCGCGCTGGATCGCGATCGCGTGGCCGAGGTGGTCATCATCGGTGACGAGCTGCCGATCGGCGAGGCGTTGTCGATCGCGCAGGTCATCGATGGCAGCAGTCCGCTCGTCGAGGTGATGCTCGTCGCCGAAGCCGACACTGGCTTGGCTCTTCGCGCAATGCGGGCCGGCATCCGCGAGATCATCGAGCCGAGGATCAACGAGGACGACCTCAAGGTCGTCGTCCATCGCGCCGCTGCCAGTGCGGTGACCCGGATGGGCAATCCCCAAGGTGGCTCATCGCCGGACGCAGCCCTCGGAACCGGTCGCGTGATCGTTGTCGCCTCGCCCAAGGGTGGTGTGGGCAAGAGCACGATAGCGACGAACCTCGCGGTCGGACTGGCCAGGATCCAACCGATGCAGACGGTCCTGGTGGATCTCGACATCCAGTTCGGTGACGTCGCCGTGCTCCTCGACCTGAAGCCTGCGCACTCGATCGAGGACGCGTTCGGGACATCGGCTGCTCTGGACACGTTGATCCTCAAGACATTCCTCACCGTCCATCCAGCCGGGTTCTACGTGTTGGCCGGAGCCGAGTCGCCCGTGGCAGGCGACCACGTCACTGCGTCTCACATCAAGCGCCTGCTGGCTCAGCTCGCATCCCAGTTCCGTCATGTCATCGTGGACACGTCCGCGGGGCTCTCCGAGCTCACCCTCGCAGCCCTCGAGGACGCCAACGACGTCGTGCTCGTCTCCAGCATGGATGTCTCCAGCATCCGGGCGATGCGGAAGGAGATCGACGTGCTCGCTGAGCTCGATCTCCTGCCGACCTCGCGTCATTTCATCCTCAACTTCGCCGACCGCCGATCCGGCCTGATCGAACGCGATGTCGAGGCCGTCGTCGGCATGCCGATCAATGTGGTGCTCCCTCGTGTCAAGGACGCGCAGGTTGCCGGCAATCGCGGGGAGCCTTTGATGATGGCGAAGAAGCCGGGTCCCGTTGCTGCCGGTGTCATGAGCCTTGCTGCGCGGTTGGCCGCCGGACCGGGGCCTCTCCAGGGAAACGTGAACAGCGGGAAGGCACCCAAGGCACCCAAGGCACCGAAGGCACCGAAGGCACCGAAGGCTCCCAAGGAACCCAAGCGGTCCCGGGCCGAGAAGCGCAGCAGAGGACAGCGGGTCAGGGATGAGTAG
- a CDS encoding CpaF family protein, producing MSSLSQRLEAARTKSEIIPDKPVPEVPEAVEPDGVEPTVVSARLAEGLVSVKARAVETLFERIGVRINDSSLTEDQLRRFVRQELSRIVDEEQLSLTSDERKRLIQDIEDDALGLGPLQRLLADSDVTEIMVNGHNHIYVERNGKLKLSGFRFNSEEHLRRVIERIVGRVGRRIDENSPLVDARLMDGSRVNAIIPPLAVHGSSLTIRKFAETPYEVADLVRFGTMTKPVAELLYACVNARLNVLVSGGTGTGKTTLLNVLSSFIPSDERIVTIEDAIELKLQQEHVVSLESRPPNIEGQGEITIRDLVRNSLRMRPDRIVVGECRGGESLDMLQAMNTGHDGSISTLHANSPRDAVSRLETMVLMAGMDLPMRAIREQIASAVDMIIQLTRMRDGTRRITAVTEVLGMENETVVLQDAFVFDYAAGIDAHGRFRGTQVSTGIRPRFTDKFEEMGIKFNLDSLGPAAKGA from the coding sequence ATGAGTAGCCTCAGCCAGCGGTTGGAAGCCGCACGCACCAAGAGCGAGATCATCCCCGACAAGCCGGTGCCGGAGGTGCCCGAAGCGGTGGAACCTGACGGTGTCGAGCCCACGGTGGTCTCGGCTCGTCTGGCCGAGGGGCTGGTGTCGGTCAAGGCGCGTGCTGTCGAGACCTTGTTCGAGCGCATCGGCGTGCGAATCAACGACTCGTCTCTGACGGAGGACCAGCTCCGCCGGTTCGTGCGGCAGGAGCTCAGTCGCATCGTCGATGAGGAGCAGCTGTCCCTCACCTCTGACGAACGAAAGCGACTCATCCAGGACATCGAGGACGATGCGCTGGGGCTGGGTCCGTTGCAGCGTCTCTTGGCCGACTCGGATGTCACCGAGATCATGGTCAACGGGCACAATCACATCTACGTCGAGCGCAACGGCAAGCTCAAGCTGAGCGGCTTCCGGTTCAACTCCGAGGAGCACCTGCGCCGTGTCATCGAACGCATAGTCGGCCGCGTCGGCCGACGCATCGATGAGAACTCTCCTCTGGTCGACGCGCGGCTCATGGACGGATCGCGAGTCAACGCGATCATCCCGCCGCTCGCAGTCCACGGCTCGTCGCTGACCATCCGCAAGTTCGCGGAGACTCCGTACGAGGTCGCCGACCTCGTGCGCTTCGGCACGATGACCAAGCCGGTCGCCGAGCTGCTCTACGCCTGCGTCAACGCGCGTCTGAACGTCCTGGTGTCGGGTGGCACCGGAACGGGCAAGACGACGCTGCTCAACGTGTTGTCGTCGTTCATTCCCTCGGATGAGCGCATCGTGACGATCGAGGACGCGATCGAGCTCAAGCTCCAGCAGGAGCATGTCGTCTCGCTGGAGAGCCGCCCACCCAACATCGAGGGACAGGGCGAGATCACGATTCGCGACCTGGTCCGCAACTCGCTGCGTATGCGGCCTGACCGGATCGTCGTCGGTGAGTGTCGAGGCGGCGAGAGTCTCGACATGCTGCAGGCGATGAACACGGGTCACGACGGATCGATCTCGACCCTGCACGCCAACTCGCCACGCGATGCGGTGTCACGTCTCGAGACGATGGTGCTCATGGCCGGCATGGACCTGCCCATGCGAGCCATCCGCGAGCAGATCGCCTCAGCAGTCGACATGATCATCCAGCTCACCCGTATGCGTGACGGCACTCGCCGCATCACGGCGGTGACGGAGGTGCTCGGCATGGAGAACGAGACCGTCGTCCTTCAGGACGCGTTCGTCTTCGACTACGCGGCCGGCATCGACGCGCATGGACGATTCAGGGGCACGCAGGTGTCCACGGGGATCCGGCCCCGGTTCACGGACAAGTTCGAGGAGATGGGCATCAAGTTCAATCTCGACAGTCTCGGCCCAGCCGCGAAGGGAGCGTGA
- a CDS encoding type II secretion system F family protein encodes MALLISGVIFSALALAMLVYVLTAAPVDRIPLERRQWGKKEERPVLSLTSDYLVSMVDRVLRGSSWAPFRERELDLAGLSMTPGALVVTVGSIGVAALVVGFVLTGNVFVAILAGALVPVVAKLVLKVKIDQRRKAFAKQLDETIQMIASSLRAGHSFIRALDAVATEADSPTAEEFARVINENRIGRDLIVALEQTADRMASDDFRWVAEAVAVHRDAGGNLNEVLDRVGQTMRERNQIRQEVDTLAAEGKFSGIVLMALPAVVAGAFSLVNPGYMDPMFTSSLGKMLLAASVVLYIIGGVWMRAIVNVKF; translated from the coding sequence GTGGCCCTGCTCATCTCCGGCGTGATCTTCTCGGCGCTCGCCCTGGCGATGCTGGTGTACGTCCTGACTGCTGCCCCCGTGGATCGGATCCCGTTGGAGCGTCGTCAATGGGGGAAGAAGGAGGAGAGGCCGGTCCTCTCGCTGACCTCGGACTACCTGGTGTCCATGGTGGACCGCGTGCTCCGTGGAAGCAGCTGGGCTCCTTTCCGTGAACGTGAGCTGGATCTGGCGGGTCTGTCGATGACGCCCGGTGCGCTTGTCGTCACGGTCGGCTCGATCGGCGTTGCCGCCCTGGTCGTGGGGTTCGTGCTGACCGGTAACGTGTTCGTCGCGATCCTGGCCGGCGCGTTGGTTCCGGTCGTCGCCAAGCTGGTGCTCAAGGTCAAGATCGATCAGCGACGCAAGGCGTTCGCCAAGCAGCTGGACGAGACGATCCAGATGATCGCGTCCTCACTGCGCGCGGGGCACAGCTTCATCCGCGCCCTCGACGCCGTCGCAACGGAGGCTGACTCGCCGACCGCGGAGGAGTTCGCCCGCGTCATCAACGAGAACCGGATCGGTCGCGACCTGATCGTGGCGCTCGAACAGACGGCTGATCGCATGGCCAGCGACGACTTCCGTTGGGTCGCCGAAGCCGTCGCTGTCCACCGAGACGCCGGCGGCAACCTCAATGAAGTTCTCGATCGGGTGGGGCAGACCATGCGCGAGCGCAACCAGATTCGCCAAGAGGTGGACACGCTCGCTGCGGAAGGCAAGTTCTCCGGAATCGTGCTGATGGCACTTCCGGCAGTCGTCGCTGGTGCATTCTCGCTCGTCAATCCCGGCTACATGGATCCGATGTTCACCTCGTCGCTGGGCAAGATGCTCCTCGCCGCTTCGGTGGTGCTCTACATCATCGGTGGCGTGTGGATGAGGGCGATCGTGAATGTGAAGTTCTGA
- a CDS encoding type II secretion system F family protein, producing MPFVMVVLGVALIGGSLVALTLALGMWGQSNKAVRARLVAAGPKPVSEGDEPVIRVQGKSSSIFRFLTTGASLAKIERNVLLAGRPDGWTARTVVTLKLVLCVVAVFMLFILVTSKPSLLNWGLGGLGIFVAYVSPDVIIQKRAEARQAMIQQELPDVLDQVSISIESGLGFEAAFAHIGERRTGPLADEIVRTVQDMRLGMSRRDAYQALAARTDVEDLRRFVKSIVQAEQYGVSISSVVKTQASEIRFRRRKRAEATAQKVPVKIIFPLLVCILPVLFIVILTPAIVSIADNVGSK from the coding sequence ATGCCGTTCGTCATGGTGGTACTGGGCGTGGCTCTCATCGGTGGATCGCTGGTGGCACTCACTCTCGCCTTGGGCATGTGGGGTCAATCGAACAAGGCGGTCCGCGCGCGCTTGGTGGCCGCCGGTCCGAAGCCTGTGAGCGAAGGCGATGAACCGGTCATCCGGGTTCAGGGAAAGAGCTCCTCGATCTTCCGATTCCTGACAACTGGTGCGTCGTTGGCCAAGATCGAACGGAACGTGCTCCTGGCCGGACGGCCCGATGGATGGACCGCGCGAACCGTGGTCACGCTCAAGCTGGTCTTGTGCGTGGTGGCCGTGTTCATGCTCTTCATCCTGGTGACCAGCAAGCCGTCGTTGCTCAATTGGGGACTAGGGGGTCTGGGCATCTTCGTCGCGTACGTGTCACCGGACGTCATCATCCAGAAGCGCGCCGAAGCTCGCCAGGCCATGATCCAGCAGGAGCTGCCCGACGTGCTCGACCAGGTGTCGATCTCGATCGAGTCGGGGTTGGGATTCGAAGCCGCATTCGCCCACATCGGGGAACGTCGGACGGGCCCCCTCGCCGACGAGATCGTGCGCACGGTTCAGGACATGCGACTGGGCATGAGTCGGCGCGACGCGTATCAAGCGCTCGCCGCTCGCACTGACGTCGAAGACCTTCGGCGGTTCGTCAAGAGCATCGTCCAGGCCGAGCAGTACGGCGTGTCCATCTCGTCAGTCGTGAAGACGCAGGCGAGCGAGATCCGATTCCGCCGCCGCAAGCGTGCCGAGGCGACGGCTCAGAAGGTCCCGGTGAAGATCATCTTCCCGTTGCTGGTGTGCATCCTGCCCGTTCTGTTCATCGTGATCCTGACCCCCGCCATCGTCAGCATCGCCGACAACGTGGGATCCAAGTAG
- a CDS encoding alkane 1-monooxygenase, whose product MTIQATVDGQLIQWRDKKRYLWIMGAIIPLIPLMMWGLYAWTGATIVWFFGPFFVFVLIPLFDLLAGLDPNNPPDELIEALEEDRYYRWVTYAFIPVQIAGLIWGAYLLGGGTLPGIDDPLTVVQKIGLALGLGMVAGIGINTAHELGHKKEEHERWFARVALAQTFYGHFFIEHNRGHHVRVATPEDPASGRLGETVWEFMPRTIMGSLRSAWGLEKKRFARQKKTHWSIKNDLFNAWMFSVVLWGGLTIAFGWEILPYLVIQAAAGIWLLESVNYLEHYGMKRAKLESGRYERVNPSHSWNSNNIGTNVLLYHLQRHSDHHANPTRRYQALRDFKEAPVLPTGYAGMIVLTWIPQVWRKVMDQRVLGHYDGDIGRANLHPRTAEAYVRRYGVGTSKDEEAAAA is encoded by the coding sequence ATGACGATCCAGGCAACCGTCGACGGCCAGCTCATCCAGTGGCGCGACAAGAAGCGCTACCTGTGGATCATGGGCGCGATCATCCCGTTGATCCCGCTGATGATGTGGGGTCTCTACGCGTGGACCGGCGCGACGATCGTGTGGTTCTTCGGCCCGTTCTTCGTGTTCGTGCTGATCCCGCTGTTCGACCTCCTGGCCGGACTCGATCCCAACAACCCGCCTGACGAGCTGATCGAGGCGCTGGAGGAGGACCGCTACTACCGCTGGGTGACCTACGCGTTCATCCCGGTGCAGATCGCGGGCCTGATCTGGGGCGCCTACCTGCTCGGCGGCGGGACGTTGCCGGGCATCGACGACCCGCTGACCGTGGTGCAGAAGATCGGCCTGGCACTCGGCCTCGGCATGGTCGCCGGTATCGGGATCAACACCGCGCACGAGCTCGGCCACAAGAAGGAGGAGCACGAGCGCTGGTTCGCCCGGGTCGCGCTCGCGCAGACGTTCTACGGCCACTTCTTCATCGAGCACAACCGCGGCCACCACGTACGCGTCGCCACCCCGGAGGACCCCGCGAGCGGTCGCCTCGGCGAGACCGTCTGGGAGTTCATGCCGCGCACGATCATGGGCAGCCTGAGGAGTGCCTGGGGCCTGGAGAAGAAGCGATTCGCGCGCCAGAAGAAGACGCACTGGTCGATCAAGAACGACCTGTTCAACGCCTGGATGTTCTCCGTCGTCCTGTGGGGCGGGCTGACGATCGCGTTCGGCTGGGAGATCCTGCCCTACCTCGTGATCCAGGCAGCCGCCGGCATCTGGCTGCTGGAGTCGGTCAACTACCTCGAGCACTACGGCATGAAGCGGGCCAAGCTCGAATCCGGCCGCTACGAGCGGGTCAACCCGAGCCACAGCTGGAACTCCAACAACATCGGCACCAACGTGCTGCTCTATCACCTGCAGCGGCACAGCGATCACCACGCCAACCCGACCCGCCGCTACCAGGCGCTGCGCGACTTCAAGGAGGCGCCGGTCCTGCCCACGGGCTATGCGGGCATGATCGTGCTGACCTGGATCCCGCAGGTGTGGCGCAAGGTCATGGACCAGCGGGTGCTCGGTCACTACGACGGCGACATCGGCCGTGCCAACCTGCACCCGCGCACCGCTGAGGCGTACGTGCGGAGGTACGGCGTCGGCACGAGCAAGGACGAAGAGGCTGCGGCGGCATGA
- a CDS encoding rubredoxin, which translates to MSQFICPNCEYVYDEEQGNPREGWPAGTPFADIDPDWTCPDCGVREQVDFLPIEEFEHNDQDGNIIAAETRAQVQRRSAERQDEANADVTTEGDDA; encoded by the coding sequence ATGAGCCAGTTCATCTGCCCCAACTGCGAGTACGTCTATGACGAGGAGCAGGGCAACCCGAGGGAGGGCTGGCCGGCCGGCACGCCGTTCGCCGATATCGACCCTGACTGGACGTGCCCGGACTGCGGCGTACGCGAGCAGGTCGACTTCCTGCCCATCGAGGAGTTCGAGCACAACGACCAGGACGGCAACATCATCGCCGCCGAGACCCGAGCCCAGGTGCAGCGCAGGTCCGCCGAGCGGCAGGACGAGGCGAACGCAGACGTGACGACCGAAGGAGACGACGCATGA
- a CDS encoding rubredoxin gives MKRWECQQCGFIYDEAEGWPEEDIPPGTKWEDIPDDWTCPDCGAAKADFTMLELV, from the coding sequence ATGAAGCGTTGGGAGTGCCAGCAGTGCGGCTTCATCTACGACGAGGCCGAGGGCTGGCCCGAGGAGGACATCCCGCCGGGCACCAAGTGGGAGGACATCCCCGACGACTGGACGTGCCCCGACTGCGGCGCCGCCAAGGCCGACTTCACGATGCTCGAGCTGGTCTGA
- a CDS encoding NAD(P)/FAD-dependent oxidoreductase, with protein sequence MTHRTVIVGAGIAGVSAAAAMRRSGYDGDIDLLGAEPELPYRRPPVSKEIVRGEKTPDEIRIKKPEWYEQQSVNLRTGVTVESLDVDAHVVRLSDGEEVGYDQLLLATGGRARNPWSASGIRTLRSLADAPGLQSELAPGHHLIVVGAGLIGSEIAASARTTGCDVTLLETAALPLPRLLPPELGELYVDLHKSEGTDLHTGVEVASIVDEGDRTVVRAIDGRTWSAPVVVVAVGMQPNVELAEAAGIEVADGIVVDAFGRTSAPDVFAAGDVANQPNGVLGGRHRVEHWQGAQNHGSAVGKVMAGAEEPFVEVPWCWSDQYGHNLQVTGWPETSHELVIQGSLDERDFIAYLLDDGVVRGAVGIGRPRDIRAAGTWIAAGQRLEDALEGGA encoded by the coding sequence ATGACGCACCGCACGGTCATCGTCGGCGCCGGCATCGCCGGGGTCAGCGCCGCCGCGGCGATGAGGCGCAGCGGCTACGACGGTGACATCGACCTGCTGGGCGCCGAGCCCGAGCTGCCCTATCGCCGGCCGCCGGTGTCCAAGGAGATCGTGCGCGGCGAGAAGACGCCCGACGAGATCCGCATCAAGAAGCCCGAGTGGTACGAGCAGCAGTCGGTCAACCTGCGCACCGGGGTCACGGTCGAGTCGCTCGACGTCGACGCGCACGTCGTCCGGCTCTCCGACGGCGAGGAGGTCGGCTACGACCAGCTGCTGCTCGCGACCGGCGGGCGCGCCCGCAACCCATGGTCGGCATCCGGCATCCGTACGCTCCGCAGCCTCGCCGACGCGCCCGGCCTGCAGTCCGAGCTGGCACCGGGGCACCACCTGATCGTCGTGGGTGCCGGGCTCATCGGCTCCGAGATCGCCGCGAGCGCGCGTACGACCGGATGCGACGTCACGCTGCTGGAGACCGCGGCGCTGCCGCTCCCGCGCCTGCTGCCGCCCGAGCTGGGCGAGCTCTACGTCGACCTGCACAAGAGCGAGGGCACCGACCTGCACACCGGTGTCGAGGTCGCATCGATCGTCGACGAGGGTGACCGGACGGTCGTACGTGCCATCGACGGGCGTACGTGGTCGGCGCCGGTCGTCGTGGTCGCTGTCGGCATGCAGCCCAACGTCGAGCTCGCCGAGGCGGCCGGCATCGAGGTCGCCGACGGCATCGTCGTCGACGCGTTCGGCCGTACGTCGGCTCCCGACGTGTTCGCGGCCGGCGACGTCGCCAACCAGCCCAACGGCGTGCTCGGTGGCCGGCACCGCGTCGAGCACTGGCAGGGCGCGCAGAACCACGGGAGTGCGGTCGGCAAGGTCATGGCGGGCGCTGAGGAGCCGTTCGTCGAGGTGCCGTGGTGCTGGTCGGACCAGTACGGCCACAACCTCCAGGTGACGGGGTGGCCAGAGACGTCGCACGAGCTCGTGATCCAGGGCTCGCTCGACGAGCGGGACTTCATCGCCTACCTGTTGGACGACGGTGTCGTACGCGGTGCGGTCGGCATCGGCCGGCCACGCGACATCCGGGCGGCCGGCACGTGGATCGCCGCAGGTCAGCGGCTCGAGGACGCGCTGGAGGGCGGGGCATGA